The genomic window CCCGTTGGACCTGGAGGTACGGGTGCTCGGCCGGGAGGCGGTGATCGAGCAGGTGCTCACCGGCGGTGCCGACGTCGGCCTGCTGGACGGCGCCGCCGCCCCCAGCGACCCGCTCCCGCTGCCCTACCTGGGCTCCACCACCACGCTGGGCGTGGCCGAGGAGACCCTGGCGGTGCTCTTCCCCCGCAGCCACCCCCTGGCCGACCGCGGCTCGGTGCGCCTGACCGACCTCACCCAGGCCCAGTGGATCGACGCCCCCGACACCGCGATCCCGCTCGACCAACTGCGCGCCGTCTGCCGCGCCGACGGCTTCCGCCCCCGGATCCGCCACCGCGGCACCGACCTGCACGGCCTGGCGGCCCTGGCCGCCGCGGGCCACGGCCTCACTGCCCTGCCCCTCCCGCTGGCCGCCACCCTGCCCGCCGTCGCGGCCGTCCCGGTCGCCGCACCCCGCCTGGTCCACCGCACGGAGCTCATCCACCCCACCCTCCCCACCGACACCGCCCGGCGGCTGGCCGACCTCCTCACCGACCGTCAGCCGGGGGAGGGCGACGCCGGGCGGGGCTGACCGCACGGCCGAACTGCGCTCCCCGCAGCGCGCATCCGGCCCAGCCCGGCCTGCGCCGCCGCGCCCCGGCTGGTGGAGTGGAGGCGAACCCATGCCCGCCGCCGAGGACGGAACGCAGCCGAATGCCGGACACCGAGAGCACGACCAGCTACACCGACCTGCGCGCCCTGATCATCAACTGCACGCTCAAGCGCTCGCCCGAGCGCAGCCACACGCAGGGCCTGATCGACGTCAGCCGCGGCATCCTGGAGCGCCAGGGCGTCCCGGTCGACGTCCTGCGGGCCGTCGACCACGACATCGCCACCGGCATCTGGCCCGACATGACCGAGCACGGCTGGCAGAGCGACGAGTGGCCGGTGCTCTACAGCCAGGTGATGGCCGCCGACATCCTGATCCTGGCGGGCCCGATCTGGCTGGGTGACAACTCCTCCGTCATGAAGCGGGTCGTCGAGCGCCTCTACTCCTGCTCCTCGCTGCTCAACGAGGCCGGCCAGTACGCCTATTACGGTCGCGTCGGCGGCTGCCTGATCACCGGCAACGAGGACGGCGTGAAGCACTGCGCGATGAACGTCCTCTACAGCCTCCAGCACCTCGGCTACACCATCCCGCCGCAGGCGGACGCGGGCTGGATCGGCGAGGCCGGCCCCGGTCCGTCCTACCTCGACCAGGGCTCCGGCGGCCCGCAGAACGACTTCACCAACCGCAACACCACCTTCATGACCTGGAACCTCCTCCACCTGGCCCGACTCCTCAAGGACGCCGGCGGCATCCCCGCCCACGGCAACCAGCGCTCCGAGTGGGACGCCGGCTGCCGCTTCGACTTCGAGAACCCCGAGCACCGCTGAGCCGTCGGTCGCTCGCGCCTGGCACCCTCGCCGAGGCCGTACCCGGAACCTCACTCTTCGGCGATCCATTGGGCGAGGGAGATCAGGGTGGCTTCGACGCTG from Kitasatospora sp. NBC_01250 includes these protein-coding regions:
- a CDS encoding LysR family transcriptional regulator, translated to MNPNQLRTFVAVLEHRSFSTAAAALGYTQSAVSQHIAALESDLGTRLIERRPVAPTPAGARLMEHAPALLLLLDAARADVARVYDVRPARLTLAHTPAALGPAVAQALARLHTATHPLDLEVRVLGREAVIEQVLTGGADVGLLDGAAAPSDPLPLPYLGSTTTLGVAEETLAVLFPRSHPLADRGSVRLTDLTQAQWIDAPDTAIPLDQLRAVCRADGFRPRIRHRGTDLHGLAALAAAGHGLTALPLPLAATLPAVAAVPVAAPRLVHRTELIHPTLPTDTARRLADLLTDRQPGEGDAGRG
- a CDS encoding flavodoxin family protein, whose amino-acid sequence is MPDTESTTSYTDLRALIINCTLKRSPERSHTQGLIDVSRGILERQGVPVDVLRAVDHDIATGIWPDMTEHGWQSDEWPVLYSQVMAADILILAGPIWLGDNSSVMKRVVERLYSCSSLLNEAGQYAYYGRVGGCLITGNEDGVKHCAMNVLYSLQHLGYTIPPQADAGWIGEAGPGPSYLDQGSGGPQNDFTNRNTTFMTWNLLHLARLLKDAGGIPAHGNQRSEWDAGCRFDFENPEHR